The Metabacillus litoralis genome contains a region encoding:
- a CDS encoding Gfo/Idh/MocA family protein yields the protein MINFAIVGAGFIAQKHIDAINNAEGANLVAVCDTNEQRLEEYKELCNVYTDLNEMLEQQTDIDVVNICVPSGLHFKLAEIIAAKGKHIVMEKPMALTSSDSEKIIAIAEKANIKLSVVHPNRFRPAIRALQDIKSKGLFGKLSHANATVRWNRGQEYYDQAAWRGTKEFDGGVLMNQAIHNLDLLIWFMGPVKSVQAMAATRLRDIETEDVAVGVVEFESGALGVIEAATTIYPKNLEESLSIFGEAGTVKVGGPNAIYFETLNVSDINEEEKNKLIETIKEDPFGKPGHQWIIEDMVRAVETNTEPVVTGKDGLAPVKLIEAFLESAETGKKVFLQ from the coding sequence ATGATTAATTTTGCGATTGTAGGGGCAGGGTTTATTGCTCAAAAACATATTGATGCGATTAATAATGCTGAAGGTGCAAACCTTGTGGCGGTTTGTGACACAAATGAACAGCGCCTTGAAGAATATAAAGAGTTATGTAACGTATATACGGATTTAAATGAAATGCTTGAGCAGCAAACAGATATTGATGTTGTAAATATTTGTGTGCCATCAGGACTTCATTTTAAGCTTGCTGAAATCATTGCAGCTAAGGGCAAGCACATTGTTATGGAAAAGCCAATGGCGTTAACGAGCAGTGATTCTGAGAAGATTATTGCGATTGCAGAAAAAGCGAATATCAAGCTTTCTGTTGTTCACCCAAATCGCTTCCGTCCAGCTATTCGTGCTCTTCAAGATATTAAATCAAAAGGCTTGTTTGGTAAGCTGAGCCATGCGAATGCAACGGTTCGTTGGAATCGCGGTCAAGAGTACTATGATCAAGCTGCTTGGAGAGGAACGAAGGAGTTTGACGGCGGTGTGTTAATGAACCAAGCTATACATAATTTAGATCTGTTAATTTGGTTCATGGGCCCAGTTAAATCGGTTCAAGCAATGGCAGCAACTCGTCTTCGTGACATTGAAACAGAAGATGTAGCAGTTGGTGTTGTTGAATTTGAAAGTGGTGCTCTAGGTGTGATTGAGGCAGCAACAACGATTTATCCGAAAAATCTTGAAGAATCTCTATCAATTTTCGGTGAAGCGGGCACAGTAAAAGTAGGCGGGCCGAACGCGATTTATTTCGAAACATTAAATGTAAGTGATATAAACGAAGAAGAAAAGAACAAACTAATCGAAACTATTAAAGAAGATCCATTTGGCAAACCTGGTCATCAGTGGATTATCGAGGATATGGTTCGTGCAGTTGAAACAAATACAGAGCCAGTGGTAACTGGTAAAGACGGACTAGCACCTGTAAAGCTTATTGAAGCGTTTTTAGAATCAGCGGAAACAGGCAAGAAAGTCTTTTTACAATAA
- the secA2 gene encoding accessory Sec system translocase SecA2, with the protein MSVMLNQYTKLKSRSEIKKLEKLVKQINALEADLQALTDEELRAKTADFQEAIQNGKTLKDIRVEAFAVVKEAASRVINQRHYDVQLLGGLVLTDGNIGQMQTGEGKTLMASLPSYLFALQGKGVHVITSNEYLAQRDFELIGQIHQFLGLNVGLNVADLSPAEKKAAYDADITYGTGTEFGFDYLRDHMVLSEADKVQRGHHFALIDEIDNTLIDEARTPLVIANKSTISSELFAISSMLVKSLKKEEDYELNLSYRQVHLTEQGAAKIEKAFGIDNIYSANDQVLYHFINQSLQAHFIFKKDRDYIIREGKIELVDSFTGRVMEGRSLSYGLHQAIEAKEGLQINEENITQASVTVQNYFRMYSTLCGMTGSALPAQKEFLETYGMDVVSVPTNRPNQRIDQEDLIYKDLESKYNKVVQLVKEMNETGRPILIGTTSIEQSETISELLTKEHVKHQLLNAKSAEEEAKMISIAGQRGMITIATNMAGRGTDILLGEGVAELGGLYILGTERHESLRIDMQLRGRAGRQGDLGSTQFILSLEDHLMNQFDDEELEKYKKKIKTNEEGLILSPNPLKFVTTVQETVENSHYSSRIHLLKLDDVLDQQRKVTYSKRNELLNTSDITEQFESELNEYLDYLVKTTVTNDIDLKDDKLEFFIYQINELFGLTLNKNELVDLEEDELRELIQPTANEFLASLTELLEDETVKNQVRNIMIKTLDQMWLEHMERIESLKEGIHLRGYAQEDPYRLFTMEGFELFNESTTSFQYNMATKVYAFKKSIEKEDE; encoded by the coding sequence ATGTCAGTTATGTTAAATCAATATACAAAATTAAAGTCTCGTTCTGAAATAAAAAAGTTAGAAAAACTAGTAAAACAAATTAACGCATTAGAAGCAGATTTACAAGCTTTAACTGATGAAGAGTTACGCGCTAAAACCGCTGACTTTCAAGAGGCCATTCAAAACGGTAAAACATTAAAAGACATTCGTGTTGAAGCTTTCGCCGTTGTAAAAGAAGCCGCGTCACGCGTCATTAATCAGCGCCACTATGACGTTCAGCTGTTAGGTGGACTCGTTTTAACAGACGGTAATATCGGGCAAATGCAAACAGGCGAAGGGAAAACATTAATGGCTTCTCTTCCAAGTTATTTATTCGCTCTTCAAGGAAAAGGCGTTCACGTCATCACTTCAAATGAATACTTAGCACAGCGTGATTTTGAGTTAATCGGACAAATTCATCAATTCCTTGGATTAAACGTTGGTTTAAATGTTGCTGATTTATCACCTGCTGAGAAAAAGGCTGCATATGATGCTGACATTACGTATGGAACTGGAACAGAGTTCGGTTTTGATTATTTACGTGATCATATGGTACTCAGTGAAGCTGACAAAGTTCAACGTGGTCATCATTTTGCCCTTATTGATGAAATTGATAACACATTAATTGATGAAGCAAGAACACCATTAGTGATTGCGAACAAATCGACCATTTCATCAGAGCTTTTCGCCATTTCGTCTATGCTCGTTAAATCTCTTAAAAAAGAAGAAGATTACGAATTGAATCTTTCGTACAGACAAGTTCACTTAACAGAGCAAGGCGCTGCTAAGATTGAAAAAGCTTTTGGAATTGATAACATTTATAGTGCAAACGACCAAGTGCTTTATCATTTCATTAATCAATCACTACAAGCACATTTTATCTTCAAAAAAGACCGTGATTATATTATTCGCGAAGGAAAAATCGAATTGGTGGACTCCTTTACAGGTCGTGTTATGGAAGGCAGAAGCTTAAGCTATGGTCTTCATCAAGCGATTGAAGCTAAAGAAGGCTTACAAATTAACGAAGAAAATATTACACAAGCGTCTGTTACGGTGCAAAACTATTTTAGAATGTACTCAACTCTTTGCGGAATGACAGGTAGCGCCCTTCCTGCTCAAAAAGAGTTTTTAGAAACGTACGGCATGGATGTTGTGAGTGTACCAACAAACCGTCCAAACCAACGTATTGACCAAGAAGACTTAATTTATAAGGACCTAGAGTCTAAATATAATAAAGTCGTACAACTGGTTAAAGAAATGAACGAAACAGGTCGACCAATTTTAATTGGGACAACCTCGATCGAGCAATCAGAAACCATCTCAGAATTGTTAACAAAAGAACATGTGAAACACCAGCTGCTTAATGCAAAAAGTGCTGAAGAAGAAGCGAAAATGATCTCTATTGCTGGTCAAAGAGGCATGATCACAATCGCAACAAATATGGCTGGTCGTGGAACAGATATCCTTCTAGGTGAAGGTGTTGCTGAGCTTGGTGGCCTTTATATTCTTGGTACAGAACGACACGAAAGCCTACGAATTGATATGCAGCTAAGAGGTCGTGCCGGTCGACAAGGTGACCTAGGTTCAACGCAATTTATTTTGTCATTAGAAGATCACCTAATGAATCAATTTGACGATGAAGAGCTTGAGAAATATAAGAAAAAAATTAAAACAAACGAAGAAGGTTTGATTCTTAGTCCAAATCCTTTGAAATTTGTTACAACAGTTCAAGAAACAGTTGAAAACAGTCATTACTCATCAAGAATTCATTTATTAAAGCTTGATGATGTACTCGATCAACAGCGTAAAGTAACTTATAGTAAACGCAATGAATTGCTTAACACATCAGATATTACTGAGCAATTTGAAAGCGAATTGAACGAATATCTTGATTACCTTGTTAAGACGACTGTAACAAATGATATTGACCTAAAAGATGACAAACTTGAATTTTTCATCTATCAAATCAATGAGTTATTTGGATTAACACTAAACAAAAATGAACTTGTTGATCTTGAAGAAGATGAATTACGTGAGCTAATCCAGCCGACTGCAAATGAATTCTTAGCTTCTCTAACAGAGCTATTAGAAGACGAAACAGTGAAAAATCAGGTAAGAAATATTATGATCAAAACATTAGATCAAATGTGGCTTGAGCATATGGAACGCATCGAAAGCCTAAAAGAAGGCATTCACTTACGTGGCTATGCCCAAGAAGATCCGTATCGTTTATTTACGATGGAAGGCTTCGAGCTTTTCAACGAAAGCACGACAAGCTTCCAATACAATATGGCAACAAAAGTATATGCGTTCAAAAAAAGTATAGAAAAGGAGGATGAGTAA
- a CDS encoding DegT/DnrJ/EryC1/StrS family aminotransferase — protein sequence MKVPMLDLSEQYATLRDEILQTLDEVMKSSRFILGDNVKKLEQDVATYSNVPYGIGVANGSDALHIALQASGITAGDEVITTPFTFFATAGAIARCNATPVFVDIDPVTFNIDPAKIEEKINDKTKAIMPVHLYGQSSDMDPIMEIAKKHNLYVIEDAAQAIGATYKGNTVGQLSDAATYSFFPTKNLGAYGDAGMIVTKHEDLAEKMRVIRVHGSKPKYYHHVLGYNSRLDEMQAAILNVKFPHLNDWSEKRRNIANRYTELLKASLGDNIVTPVEVEGNYHVFHQYTIRVEKRDELQKFLGEQGVSTMIYYPQPLHLQPVFKDLGYKEGDFPITEKAAKEAISLPMFPELTEEQQQYVVECVTKFYQ from the coding sequence ATGAAAGTACCTATGCTCGATCTTTCAGAGCAATATGCGACTCTACGTGATGAAATTCTTCAAACATTAGATGAGGTTATGAAATCTTCGCGCTTTATCTTAGGCGATAATGTAAAAAAATTAGAGCAAGATGTTGCTACATATAGTAATGTTCCTTACGGGATTGGTGTTGCAAATGGTAGTGACGCTTTACATATTGCACTTCAGGCTAGTGGAATTACTGCTGGTGATGAAGTGATCACAACTCCATTTACATTCTTTGCAACAGCAGGTGCGATTGCTAGATGCAATGCGACTCCTGTATTTGTTGATATTGATCCTGTTACGTTCAATATTGATCCTGCTAAGATTGAAGAGAAAATTAACGACAAAACAAAAGCAATCATGCCGGTTCACCTTTATGGTCAAAGCTCCGACATGGATCCAATTATGGAAATTGCGAAAAAACATAATTTATACGTGATTGAAGACGCGGCTCAAGCAATTGGGGCTACATACAAAGGAAATACAGTTGGTCAATTAAGTGACGCTGCTACATATAGCTTTTTCCCTACAAAAAACCTTGGGGCATATGGCGATGCAGGGATGATTGTAACAAAGCATGAAGATCTTGCAGAAAAAATGCGCGTGATCAGAGTTCATGGAAGTAAGCCAAAGTATTATCATCATGTTCTTGGCTACAACAGCCGTTTAGATGAAATGCAGGCTGCGATCTTAAATGTGAAATTCCCACATTTAAATGATTGGAGCGAAAAGCGCAGAAACATTGCGAACCGTTATACTGAATTGTTAAAAGCTTCACTAGGTGACAACATTGTTACTCCTGTTGAAGTTGAGGGGAACTACCATGTGTTCCATCAATATACAATTCGAGTTGAAAAACGTGATGAGCTTCAAAAGTTCTTAGGAGAACAAGGCGTTTCAACAATGATTTACTATCCACAGCCGTTACACCTTCAACCTGTGTTCAAGGATCTTGGATATAAAGAAGGTGACTTCCCAATTACAGAAAAAGCGGCTAAGGAAGCCATTTCGTTACCAATGTTCCCAGAATTAACAGAAGAACAACAACAATATGTTGTTGAGTGTGTAACGAAATTTTATCAATAA
- a CDS encoding accessory Sec system S-layer assembly protein, producing MTTTETVETTLSIHPDWDLSKQEYYVYQFHHNQLDLLKENQISITGIKLEEFDDLIYVTAFIRNTLPKGIKFELLDLLILNKDKQAVARETFDMEKFGELPANSCRPWSFVFEKSSWNNEEGISLEDWQIAFELKKKPNAIHQLDLEQSWEENLSKERKEHFKQLVAKMPPLKQNEVNIMGLEAKFNDEQNLVVTLLIRNGSLKNIHLEQLPLVVEDANKEVVAKGVFTLNKLEVKANTSKPWTFIFPRDLIVNHQPDLSKWKVYPLTGEQKAE from the coding sequence GTGACAACAACTGAAACTGTTGAAACAACATTATCCATTCATCCTGACTGGGATTTAAGCAAGCAAGAATATTACGTTTATCAATTTCATCACAATCAACTAGATTTGCTAAAAGAAAACCAAATTTCGATTACAGGAATTAAACTAGAAGAATTTGATGACTTGATTTATGTCACAGCATTTATTCGTAATACCCTTCCTAAAGGAATTAAGTTTGAGCTATTAGATTTATTAATTCTCAACAAAGACAAACAGGCCGTTGCCAGAGAAACGTTCGACATGGAAAAATTCGGAGAGCTTCCTGCAAACAGCTGCCGCCCTTGGTCATTTGTTTTTGAAAAATCTAGCTGGAACAATGAAGAAGGAATCTCCTTAGAAGACTGGCAAATTGCCTTCGAACTGAAAAAGAAACCAAACGCTATCCATCAGCTAGACCTAGAACAAAGCTGGGAAGAAAACCTATCAAAAGAACGCAAAGAGCATTTCAAACAGCTTGTTGCAAAAATGCCTCCTCTTAAGCAAAACGAAGTGAACATTATGGGGCTTGAAGCAAAATTCAACGATGAACAAAATCTTGTTGTTACCCTTCTTATTCGAAACGGCAGCTTAAAGAACATTCATCTTGAACAGCTTCCACTTGTGGTTGAGGATGCTAACAAAGAAGTTGTCGCAAAAGGTGTGTTTACACTAAATAAATTAGAAGTAAAAGCAAACACAAGTAAGCCTTGGACATTTATCTTCCCAAGGGATTTGATAGTAAATCATCAGCCTGATTTATCTAAGTGGAAGGTGTATCCTTTGACTGGAGAGCAGAAGGCGGAATAG
- a CDS encoding lipopolysaccharide biosynthesis protein has protein sequence MLQKLKGLGGDSLLYALMNVGTKMIAFIMMPVYTHFLTTAEYAPVDIIDRWTSMLLFLVILGTDSALAFYYFDTKDENKRKVYVQNVLNIRLAMVLLLFLVVVLVGPFFADTLLKSENGLYLLYLSIAILLLDTLSALVLTVLRYEFKTLKVVILTVLKMLLVAIGSYLFLELVIESVEGIIYARIISGVLIVLLLARPLAKAINFKINKEVLKDLLKYGLPLVPASIAFWVILNSSSFFLAFMKTAEDVGIYGVATKFAALITLVTSGIQMAWRPYSMSLKDKPDSKELFSKVYLIILIMGTVGVLVVATIMPYVILLLGDGYESAYQYVALLAAATFLNFYYLIISVGIFFQKKTKIISYAFMAAAVLNIILNLLLIPKYSIWGVVVAFLVSNIIAVIYIFIKSQKIYYVPVSYWKMSLIFLIMLIGTIGIVYVQENGLSPLYIALAWGVYLVTLLITRVDKELRKKTIHETAN, from the coding sequence GTGTTACAGAAATTAAAAGGCTTAGGAGGGGATTCCCTCCTTTATGCATTAATGAATGTAGGAACGAAAATGATTGCATTCATTATGATGCCGGTTTACACACATTTTTTAACTACTGCAGAATATGCACCAGTTGATATTATTGACCGATGGACTTCGATGCTGCTGTTTTTAGTTATACTAGGAACAGATTCTGCGTTAGCTTTTTATTATTTTGATACGAAGGATGAAAACAAGCGAAAAGTATATGTGCAAAATGTATTAAATATACGATTAGCTATGGTTTTACTTCTTTTTCTTGTTGTTGTCCTAGTAGGTCCGTTTTTTGCAGACACCTTACTAAAATCAGAAAATGGACTTTATTTATTATATTTGAGCATAGCAATTTTACTATTAGATACCCTATCAGCCCTAGTTTTAACGGTGTTAAGATATGAGTTTAAAACACTAAAGGTTGTTATTCTCACTGTTTTGAAAATGCTATTGGTCGCAATTGGCTCCTATCTTTTCCTTGAACTGGTCATAGAATCTGTTGAAGGAATTATTTATGCGCGCATAATTAGTGGTGTTCTAATTGTCCTGTTATTGGCTCGACCTTTAGCTAAAGCGATCAATTTTAAGATTAATAAAGAGGTTTTAAAGGACTTATTGAAGTACGGACTACCACTAGTACCAGCTTCAATCGCATTTTGGGTGATTTTAAACTCCAGCTCATTCTTTTTAGCTTTTATGAAAACAGCTGAGGATGTTGGGATCTATGGGGTTGCGACGAAATTTGCAGCTCTGATTACTCTTGTTACAAGTGGGATCCAAATGGCATGGAGACCTTATTCGATGTCATTAAAGGACAAGCCTGATAGTAAAGAGCTTTTTTCGAAAGTGTACCTGATCATTTTAATCATGGGTACAGTCGGGGTACTCGTTGTGGCAACGATTATGCCATATGTTATTTTATTGCTAGGAGATGGATATGAATCTGCTTATCAATATGTAGCACTGCTTGCGGCCGCAACATTTTTAAACTTCTACTATTTAATTATTTCAGTAGGAATTTTCTTTCAAAAGAAAACAAAAATTATTTCGTATGCATTTATGGCAGCAGCCGTTTTGAATATTATATTAAATCTTCTGTTGATTCCAAAGTATTCAATATGGGGAGTCGTTGTTGCTTTCTTAGTGTCAAATATCATAGCGGTAATTTATATTTTTATCAAAAGTCAAAAAATATACTATGTACCAGTTTCCTACTGGAAAATGTCTTTAATTTTTCTTATCATGCTTATCGGCACGATCGGGATTGTTTATGTACAGGAAAATGGATTATCTCCACTTTACATCGCTCTGGCATGGGGAGTATATCTTGTTACCCTACTTATTACTCGTGTTGATAAAGAGTTAAGAAAAAAAACAATCCACGAAACAGCAAATTAG
- a CDS encoding asparagine synthetase B family protein: MEINNVSLTLSKSWSQLKIDNKELYFRGYFYYQDKLFTSHSLDELIQLSFHREFFEKIKGEFALVYHDTEKTIAAVDRKRTIPLFYQQKNDRLIIKDQVSPSDADSELHDLSVSEFLLTGYAAGNRTLYHGLYQVEAGQFLIFNGKTLTQETYFRYYHSPREMDVSEAADELAQLFHQTFDQMVKRIKDKKVIIPLSGGYDSRIIALLLKEYDVKNIKTFTYGVPTSKEAVRSKEIANRLGLDWSVFPYTKNDWFQWYHSDEWRNYQDFGTNLSSIAHIQDWPAVKSLLHNLEAKDHEYVFIPGHSGDFIAGSHIPYELMIDRSYTVDEIVQEIMKKHHRLWMTNDDSVTKAVSTSIAEQLQGLPYENREEASALFEFWDWKERQGKFIINSLRVYEFYHQGWEIPLWDDLLVEFFLKVPVDQRFKKYIYDYTLHQMYPDYFDKPNNPVGKTTSYKNKYGALYPLLKKLYNKKELYSRYHKDPMEWYGITGNYVQYLNSLSFKVKGSKYHTPYNINSILVKNYINNLKG; encoded by the coding sequence TTGGAAATCAATAATGTGAGCCTGACTCTTTCAAAAAGCTGGTCACAGTTAAAAATAGACAATAAAGAATTATATTTTAGGGGATACTTTTATTATCAAGATAAGTTGTTTACGAGTCACTCTCTTGATGAACTCATTCAACTTTCCTTTCATCGGGAATTTTTTGAGAAAATCAAAGGTGAGTTTGCGCTTGTTTATCATGATACTGAGAAAACAATTGCTGCGGTTGATCGTAAAAGAACAATTCCTCTGTTTTATCAACAAAAAAATGACCGACTAATCATTAAAGATCAGGTTTCACCAAGTGATGCTGATTCTGAGCTTCATGATCTATCGGTTTCTGAATTTCTTTTAACAGGCTATGCGGCAGGCAACCGTACTCTTTATCACGGATTGTATCAGGTTGAGGCTGGTCAATTTCTTATTTTTAACGGGAAAACTCTCACACAAGAAACGTATTTCCGATACTACCATTCTCCAAGAGAAATGGATGTTTCAGAAGCGGCCGATGAGCTGGCCCAGCTTTTTCATCAAACGTTTGATCAAATGGTTAAGCGTATAAAAGATAAAAAAGTAATTATCCCTTTAAGTGGGGGTTATGATTCTCGTATTATTGCTTTGTTGTTAAAGGAATACGATGTGAAAAACATCAAGACCTTTACATATGGTGTTCCGACAAGTAAGGAAGCGGTACGGAGTAAGGAAATTGCGAACCGTCTTGGCTTAGATTGGTCAGTTTTTCCTTATACAAAAAACGATTGGTTTCAATGGTATCATTCAGATGAGTGGAGAAATTATCAAGATTTCGGAACGAATCTATCATCAATCGCTCATATTCAAGACTGGCCGGCAGTGAAAAGCCTTCTACACAACTTAGAAGCGAAAGATCACGAATATGTGTTTATACCTGGTCATTCAGGAGACTTTATAGCAGGAAGTCATATCCCATATGAGTTAATGATCGATCGCTCTTACACAGTAGACGAAATTGTTCAGGAAATCATGAAAAAGCACCATCGCTTATGGATGACAAATGATGATTCAGTTACAAAAGCTGTTTCTACATCGATTGCTGAACAACTTCAGGGACTGCCTTATGAAAATCGTGAAGAAGCTAGTGCATTGTTTGAGTTTTGGGATTGGAAGGAACGACAAGGGAAATTTATTATTAACTCATTAAGAGTATACGAATTCTATCATCAGGGCTGGGAAATTCCGCTATGGGATGACTTGCTTGTAGAATTTTTCCTGAAGGTACCGGTTGATCAACGTTTTAAGAAATACATATATGATTATACTTTGCATCAAATGTATCCGGATTACTTTGATAAGCCGAACAATCCGGTTGGAAAAACGACTTCTTATAAAAACAAATATGGGGCACTCTATCCTCTGTTAAAGAAGCTTTATAATAAAAAAGAATTGTACAGCCGTTACCATAAAGATCCGATGGAATGGTACGGAATTACGGGTAACTATGTTCAATATCTTAATTCACTATCATTTAAAGTAAAGGGAAGCAAATATCATACTCCCTATAACATCAATTCGATTCTAGTGAAAAATTATATTAATAACTTAAAGGGTTGA
- a CDS encoding nucleotide sugar dehydrogenase, producing the protein MSHLDSILAKIENKQAVVGVVGLGYVGLPLAVEKAKAGFKVIGFDVQQSRVDQVNNAQNYIGDVVNEDLEEIIKSGMLEATTDYNRITEVDAVAICVPTPLDHHQQPDTSYVESSSKEIAKYAREGMLVVLESTTYPGTTEEIVVPALEEKGLVCGDTVFVAYSPERVDPGNKHFKTKNTPKVVGGVTENCTKVASALYRAVLEGDVFEVSSPAVAEMEKIFENTFRHINIALANEMAILCEKMGIDVWEMIDAAKTKPYGFMAFYPGPGLGGHCIPIDPFYLTWKAREYNYHTRLIELAGEINNSMPELVVDRMMRILNHDGKALRGAKVAVLGVAYKKDIDDVRESPVLDILTILDKEGADYQVVDPFVPAFRLIDKQIETVALTEDLLSSADLVLIATDHTTFDYEMIANSSRVVFDTRNALKDVEKKPERYIKL; encoded by the coding sequence ATGTCTCATTTAGATTCGATTTTAGCAAAAATTGAAAATAAACAAGCAGTTGTCGGAGTTGTTGGTTTAGGATATGTAGGTTTACCGTTAGCGGTTGAAAAAGCAAAAGCTGGCTTTAAAGTGATCGGTTTTGATGTACAACAAAGTCGTGTTGATCAAGTAAACAACGCTCAAAACTATATTGGTGACGTTGTGAACGAGGATCTAGAAGAAATCATCAAATCTGGCATGCTTGAAGCAACAACAGATTATAACCGTATTACAGAAGTTGATGCTGTGGCGATTTGTGTACCAACACCACTTGATCACCATCAACAGCCTGATACTTCTTATGTGGAAAGCTCTTCAAAAGAAATCGCAAAGTATGCGCGTGAAGGCATGTTAGTTGTTTTAGAATCAACAACATACCCTGGAACTACAGAAGAAATCGTTGTACCGGCATTAGAAGAAAAAGGCTTAGTATGTGGTGACACAGTATTCGTTGCGTATTCTCCAGAACGTGTTGATCCAGGTAACAAGCATTTTAAAACAAAGAACACACCAAAAGTTGTTGGTGGGGTAACGGAAAATTGTACAAAGGTTGCTTCTGCATTATACCGGGCTGTTCTTGAAGGAGACGTGTTTGAAGTATCAAGCCCAGCTGTTGCGGAAATGGAGAAAATCTTTGAAAACACATTCCGTCACATCAACATTGCGTTAGCAAATGAAATGGCGATTCTTTGTGAAAAAATGGGAATCGACGTTTGGGAAATGATCGATGCAGCAAAAACAAAACCATACGGCTTTATGGCATTCTATCCAGGCCCTGGTCTTGGCGGTCACTGTATTCCAATCGATCCATTCTACTTAACATGGAAAGCACGTGAGTACAACTACCACACTCGTTTAATCGAGCTTGCTGGTGAAATTAATAACTCAATGCCTGAACTAGTTGTAGATCGCATGATGCGCATACTAAATCATGATGGAAAAGCACTTCGTGGGGCGAAGGTTGCGGTTCTAGGTGTAGCTTACAAGAAAGATATTGATGATGTTCGTGAATCACCAGTTTTAGATATTTTAACGATTTTAGACAAAGAGGGTGCAGACTATCAAGTGGTTGACCCATTTGTACCAGCATTCCGTTTAATTGATAAGCAAATTGAAACAGTTGCTTTAACAGAAGATCTATTATCTTCAGCTGACTTAGTATTGATTGCAACAGATCATACAACATTTGATTATGAAATGATTGCAAACAGCAGCCGCGTTGTATTTGATACTCGTAATGCATTAAAAGATGTTGAGAAAAAGCCAGAGAGATATATCAAACTGTAA
- a CDS encoding acyltransferase, translated as MNSIHSTVVVNDSVTLGHFNVIGENVKIGENVTIGNHVTIYDGTVIGDNVRIADGAVLGKQPSPGKTSTVKLSGAVAPLQLGDDVTIGTNAVLYAGSTIGSSTLVADLASVRENVEIGPECIVGRGVTVENYVKIGRRVKIQSNAYITAYTTLEDFVFIAPCVTTTNDNFMGRTEERFDKIKGAVVKRAARVGGASILLPGVVVEEETFVAAGALVTKDTEQKTVVKGFPAKPVRMVEERELL; from the coding sequence ATGAATAGTATCCATTCAACAGTAGTTGTGAATGATTCAGTTACACTTGGTCACTTTAATGTGATCGGCGAAAATGTAAAGATCGGTGAAAATGTAACAATCGGTAACCATGTAACGATTTATGATGGCACAGTGATTGGTGATAATGTTCGTATTGCAGACGGAGCAGTCTTAGGAAAACAGCCTTCACCGGGGAAAACATCAACTGTAAAGCTTTCAGGAGCTGTTGCACCTCTTCAACTTGGAGATGACGTAACTATCGGTACAAATGCAGTGCTTTATGCTGGCTCAACTATCGGTTCTTCAACACTTGTTGCGGACTTAGCGAGTGTACGTGAAAACGTAGAAATCGGACCAGAATGTATTGTTGGAAGAGGCGTAACGGTTGAAAACTATGTGAAAATTGGTCGCAGAGTAAAAATTCAATCAAATGCTTACATCACAGCATACACAACGCTTGAAGATTTCGTCTTTATTGCACCTTGTGTAACAACAACAAATGACAACTTTATGGGACGTACGGAAGAACGCTTCGATAAAATTAAAGGAGCAGTCGTAAAACGTGCAGCACGTGTAGGAGGAGCTTCCATCCTTTTACCGGGCGTTGTTGTCGAAGAAGAAACGTTTGTTGCGGCAGGAGCATTGGTCACAAAAGATACGGAACAAAAAACAGTAGTAAAAGGGTTCCCGGCTAAACCTGTACGAATGGTTGAGGAACGGGAGCTGTTATAG